Part of the Cyprinus carpio isolate SPL01 chromosome A1, ASM1834038v1, whole genome shotgun sequence genome is shown below.
AGCAGATACTCACAGTCTTCAGAGGGATAATCTTCCTTTGTCTCTTCATCGTCTTCACATTGAACTGTAACGACATGCATCTGAATCACTTTACACATTTAAGACGTGACTTTAAAGAAGcttgatctagatttttacaCTGAGGTTCAGCTGAGGCCTGTTTCAGTTCAGAAGAAAGATGTTATCTGAGTTTCAGCCTCCGAATGTACCAGAGATTACAAACATTCCTCTTTTCCTTacaaagaacaggatttattaaTAAAGGCTCATTTAATGCTTAACTTttgtttaacaatatatatagtatacattaaTTCATGTTCGTTCATATATCAGTATTTGTAGAAACTAACTTTAACCAAGATTAACAAATGCCATAAAAGTTATGTTAGCTgttatattaactaatgttaacacatAGAACCTCCAAAAATCATCTacctttaatttataaatacaccATTAATTCTGTAACCGTGAAAGTGACTGTAAAGTGTCACTCAACTAAAACATAATcttcaaaacataataatgcaTATCAAAATTCATATTCAGCTACAAGAGAAGTATGAGGTAAAGAAGAGGAAACTAATAATCAGCTACGAGGAAATGATTGCCATGAACCAAGAGGAAGATACATTTGTCCTGAACTGATATCGTCCCCGTTCGTCGACAAAGACgagctgttttgtgttttgcatgaAACCAGAAACAACAGAATGAGTCAAAGAACTGGTTATAATGTAATGTGATCACCCTGTCTTCTACTTTATCATTATGCATTGTGGTCAAAAGATACGACAGGTCATTTGAATGTGCTCAGTCTAAAATGTTTTGACGGCGAGAGCAGACAGAAGAGAGTTAGTGGAGATGAATGGGGGAAAtggaaagagagcgagagagagagagagagagagagagagagagagagagagagaggattctACATAAAGCAAAAATGATCCACAACCGTGAGCACCTACCAAGTCCAGTCCAGCTAGCTGTCAATGCCAAGAGCAGGAATAGTATAAGATTCATTTCCCAGAGTCCTCGTGGAAGCACTAGACAgagacactgactcactgcacTGTGACTGGTGGCTAACACGCCTTCATGACACCCTGCTTCCTCTTTCAGACCTGATTCACCTTcctaagaaaaaaacacacaccctcTCGTTCTCTCCCTCGGATGTGATGCAATCAAGCAGTGAGCTTGTCACCACAGGCCGAGCTGTTCCTGAGTTAGCCGTGAAAACGCATTCCTGCATATATGGTATGTGACCTAGAGGGAAAAACAGAAGTGTGAGTAAACAGAGGCAGCTTTAAACTCAGAGACTTTAAACAGACGTATACACCGCTACAGCTGTCTCTGTCTAAACAGCTTATGTACTTCATCATtacttaaaaatgcaaataactcTATGAATGTAAAACCATTTGGATGTTAAGAAACTGATGCTGTCAGGCCCGTGATGtcataaataactaaaaaaattatcatggtgCAAATATATTGGTATACAAATACCACGGAGAGAGATATGTATGATAAACTATTATCTAACCaattaaatatattgtcatatCAGGAGATCCATAgcctacccacacacacacacacacacacatatatacacacacacatacacacactgatgTTGTTTGTGCATGGGACAGACAGACTTTAGATACACTAAATGCTAATAAATTTGTTCAattcaattctttttttattttgtttgtgaataGGCCTAAACCACGTCTTAAACTCCTTAGACTAGTCTTGTGAGTTAgacacctatttatttatttattatgcaagactggtcataacttttttaaGTCAATTACATAAAAACCTAAACAGGTTTAATTTGAATCTGAAAGGTAAGACTGATCAAACCAGTTCTTTAGGAGAACCGGcccgactgagtctggtttctcccaaggtttttcttcATTCTGAAACCGAGGTTgttttggttcctctggcttcccttacgaaaaagaagtttattcaagtgtgctattagtatacttcttttaaactaaaaataagaaagtatgcttttagtttactttttatgtacttctcagaaatggactttatgtactcctcagaaatatacttaaaatgacatttaagtatacttgatttatacttacaaaaagtctaaatatactctaactttacttaagtatacttaataaaataaacttgaagtatactactttttggtaagggttgctTAGTTGAACACTTCATTTACaacgatatcgttgacttgattgcaaatgattgcaaagatactatttatttattttttttattgcaaattcaaaaatgacattaaatagaTACAACTTAGCACTCATTAcctaaaatgtattaacaatacAACCAAAGTCATCTGAACTAatggaagagaagaaagagagagaaaaagcaggAACAGAACAAGTAGCCTAAATAGAagagcattatatatatatatatatatatatatatatatatatatatatatatatatatatatatatatatatatatatatatatataaaggaatttttaataataacaaaaagacacaaaaatacttgcacagatactatttaaactgaacggAGCTGGGTGATGACGTCACTGAATTAaacgatgaactgcctttaactgaaaaataagtgtttactattgtcattctgcactattgacacactgttttcctaattaatgttgttcagttgctttaacacgatctgtattattaaaagcgctgtataaataaaggtgacttaacgTGACTAAAAGACGCATGCGCTCTAGCACTTGTGTTGCCAGGTCCTAGGATTTCCCGCGGAAATTGGCTACTGACTTTAACACTGTTTCCACGGGTTGAAGCGATCCCAATAACGTGATATCTATCTCATGGAATACTAATTGTGTATTTTACCCCCCTTGAGCGCGATTTTTAACGTGGGACCCCCTCGAAACGCGACTGGGATAGTTTGAGAGTAGCGATTAGGCGGGTTTTATTGCTcgaaacctggcaaccctgtctaGCATCACGCATGCGCAGTGAGATTTCCTTAGCATCTGGCGCCAAACTCAAGCTGCTCGACCGGAACATGGTGAGAACgtgatttctgtttttaataattcTGTTAATTCTGTTACTGTTTAGAGTCCTTTATATGAATAAACCACACGAAGGTTTGCAGAAGTGTGTTAAACAGTCTGAATAATTCTAGATTGTGGTGAGAGCTCAGAGTGACGTGTTTACCTCATTATTAAGTTAACATGTAGCTTCTTCGAATATATAAGAAATATGACAActgataaaaaatgataatatcAAAGTCTGAAATGTaagtataaatacaaaaatatattgatataaaataaaaagaaggttGACTTTAATGTGGCAATGTGGAAATAAATACAGGagggaataaatataaaataaaataaattaaataataaaattaaataaatacaactaaataaaaacactgacaatgGAAGGAATGCAAAATAAATTCAGGACTAcatttaattaagaattaattgtatttttttgtaagtcaTTTATTCCTTTATCTAGTTcttaaatctggaaataaatacatgagggaataaataaatattaaaaaataaatgtacacataaataaatataaagtaaataaatgaaagaataaaattaaataaatacaattaagtaaaaaaaaaattacaattattattaaatgataataaattgaaaggaatgcaaaaataaattcaggactaaatttaattaagaatgatttgttttgtaAGTCATTTATTCCTTTATCAAGTTcttaaatctggaaataaatgcatattaaaaataaatgtacacataaataaaaatataataatgaaatgaaagaataaaattaaataaatacagttaaataaaaaaaataattacaattattattaaaaaaatataaattgaggGATGAAAggaatgtaaaataaattcaggaaaaaaattaattaagaattaattgtatttgtttttgtaagtCATTTATTCCTTTATCTAGTTcttaaatctggaaataaatacatgagggaataaataaatattaaaaataaatgtacacattaataaatataaaataaacaaatgaaagaataaaattaaataaatacagttaaacaaaaaaatattacaattattattaaaagatgaTAAATTGAGGGGTGAAAGGAATGCAAAATAAATTCAGAGCTAAATTTAATTAAGAATTATTTGTCAATTAtcttattatgtttatttatttattgtagtttagaTCCTCCATAGCTTTGagataaatcattttttaaccGATCCATTAAAACAAACCGTCTGAAAGAATCCGTTTACATGAGACACTCGTGCCAGCAAaatgtttaatactttttttctcaaatataagGATATAAACAGCACGcctattcaatatttaatttatttaacacagAGCAATGCAAAACTGTGTTCACCTGATTGATACAAAGTGTTTATCTTTCCTTCACCACAGTCTAAAAAGAAAGGACTCAGTCTGGAGGAGAAGAGGAGTCGTATGATggagatattttttgaaaccgtaAGTATTCTTGTTTTATAGATGTCTGACACAGTTCTCTAGTAGTTCAATATAATCTCAAACTTTGAAAAATGAGATTATCTCCCCCCACACACTTCCAGAAAGATGTGTTTCAGCTGAAAGACATGGAAAAGATCGCCCCCAAGTCCAAAGGAATCAGTAAGTTTTAAAACACAATGTAACACTTTTcccctttttatgtttttagagaGAACAGAAATGATTCAGCTTTATACTGTCATAGGATACAGTCATATGGTGCAAAACAACAGCAGCATCTATTTTAGTTACGTTACCTTGTGacaaatcatcatattttgcAACAACGATGTAGAAAACGGCAGAAAGCGAGGCATgaaattttcattgttttcagtGAAGTGTTTTACAGAACTCTTACTGGATTAATCTTGTTCTTCAGCTCCCATGTCGGTGAAGGAGGTGTTGCAGAGTCTGGTGGATGATAACATGGTGGACACCGAGAGGGTGGGCACCTCCAACTATTTCTGGGCGTTCCCCAGTAAAGCCCTGCACGCCCGAAAACGCAGATTGGAAGAACTGGAGACACAAGTGAGGGTTACGCTTTCTgatatttctgtatttcttttgaAGGAATTGTtaggccaaaaaataaaatttgcatctggagatgtagatgtttcttcatcaggtttgtagaaatgtagcattgcatcacttgctcaatgcaagtgaatgggtgccgtcagaatgagcgtctgataaaaacatcacaagtaatccactgcgctccagtccatcagttcacatctggagaagacaaaagatgaaacaaatccagcgtTGAGACGTCTTGTGTTGCATAATATCACCCATGATGAAGAAACTAATTCATCTACTTCTTCTAAggcatcaaatttaaaaaattttttggtgaCCTGTTCCTTTAAGATATATGATGTTCACTTGAACGTCCAAAATCTGCTCACCTTTAAATGTACTGAAAACCAGCATAAACACACAAGTGGTGAACAGAATAGAAATGCTACACATAACACACACGTATTCATTACTGAtagcaaaaactaaaatataataaattgctgtaaatatacacatactgtataatgtaGGGTCCTATGAAATCATtagattttttcccaaattctgtttttttttttttttttttttttacttttctggaatcctttttaatggttaaattaaatgttattaatcaaaaagcatgtctaattaataaaaattattattagcttatacaatttaacatcaatatattagaagtttaacaaaaaatgaaatttttagggccctgtgaaatgtaattttttttctcacgttctgttttattgttaccaaattctgtttaagcatgcataattatttgaatgcataaaaacaacttaatccaataactttttcttttttttaacaatagccctataaaatgttttttttttttttgaattctgtgttgttgtttttttttttttttttttttttttctggttataaACTGAAGACAAAAAGCTGTacttaatttgatcttttaatcaAAAGAAAACTAATTTTGTTTTTGGCAAAGAAAGATGGTTTACTacgtattaaaattaaaatatgggacaaatattgtgtgattatttcctaaaaaaatagttttaataatttattgttattattgtattaatagtaGTATTAAGTGCATTCTACTGcacaataatatatttctgacaTAATTTATTCCAATTaaaccgaacttttattttgatgggttgccgtgaataccttaaagtttgtgtatatgatatgacaacagttttactcaaatgaaatggtaaaatgttcAGAAAGGGActttcagagcagttctggagatatTGTTCATGTATTTGTGTCCtaatttagtgagacggcagacacAGAATTCACCATGTTAACCAAtacgtttgtttttttatatagtgcATGTTTTAATATCATTGCATTGATGTAGATCTTCTGACATGTTTGCATaagagtattaatttctttttcttctgtgtaGCTTGAGGATGGGAATCAGCGTAAAAAAGCGCTTCAGCAAGCAGTTGACAAAGCCAAAGTGGGACGTGAAGTTAATGTGCGTCTTCTAGATTACTGCACAGCTCTAATGTCTGAGGGCTCTGTGTGACCGAAGCTCTTATGTGCATTTAGGAGGAGAGACGGGATCTCCTGAAGGAGCTCTCAGCACTGAAACCTCAGCGAGATCAGCTGAAGGCTGAGCTGGAGAAGTACAGAGAGTGTGATCCGCAGGTGGTGGAGGAGATCCGTGAGTAAACCACACAGATCAGTGCATGACTCGACTAACTGgaataaaaaatagattaaaaatcaaatacaaaaactaCAACCTAATAAGAAGCAcgtaacaaaattgctaaaacttaaactgaaaatataaaaatatgagcaAAAACTATAGACTAATTGTATGTAAATAatgctgataatataaaaaacaacagagGGACTAAATAGTTCACATCTTTCCCTCCAGGATGCTTTTAATccatatttttaacaattaatttatttgtaaaaaaaaaaaaaaaaaaaatgtaattaataaaatttttattaattgtaataattacagAATCAAGATGCTTCtatcttaagttaaaaaaaatatatatattttttaagattattttctaatttttaattaatttatttctatttataaaataaatataaatttaattgcagcctgttttttttctatctttaaattaaataatatatatatatatatatatgtatatatatatacatatttatgcattatatgcatgtatatatttcagaaaaatgttatgtttatatattaaatatatttatttataatgttaattatgtgaatataaatattttcgaatatactgtatgtatttgtatatatatatatatatatatctatatatatatatatatatatacataataaatatacacacacatatattatgcaaacaaaaacttttattttgtatgcatttaatcgcgattaatcatttgacagcactaataaatatatttatattatatatatatatttatgttgaatTCTAAAGTATTACTCTTATTGTCCTTTGAAAACTGTTATACAGTCCTCACACTTTGACTTCCGCTGGACGATGATTCACAGCCTCAGTGCTTCGAGGAAGTTctgatatttcttaatattatcaatctTAAATTGATTTCACAATTACATTCCCATGACACTCATGATTTCTGCCCGGACTGGTTAGCTCTCCTAAAAGTCCTTGTGCATTTGAGTAAGACTAAGACTACATTAAAAACGGCTGCCAGAATTAAAACCATacggttaattaataataatcctattgctaaaatgtcaagttttcatGAACTACTTCGTTTTCTTGGACTAAtacttgactaaaactaaataggataaggttgactaaatatgattaaaaactaacaaggacattttaacacgggactaatattaagactaaaatgaaaatagctggcaataatgtctcctttttttagaagaaaatttgaTATGCACtgagtttttatgcatttatgattttttttttaatttaaaaatctcattaaattactgacatttttttttaatgatgattattaattaattattaattaaacatactgttgatttaattatatggattttttttttttttgtttttttttggaaaagtgctttatataatttgtttgtttattgatgttattgtttttttttttttttttggtatttatttgatggtagtttgtttttttttttatttgtgtctcGCTTGTGCCATTTTCAGTTTCACTTAACTAAtgttgttttaatcaaataaaatgagaCTGGAATGATAAAATACTGATTACATTTAAAGGATATGATAAGTATGGCACTGCTAATATATGCATCCTCTTTCTAGGTAAAGCAAACATTACAGCAAAAGAGGCCGTGTCCAGGTGGACGGGTGAGTCTTTTGTGTGcctcacatctcaacaaattcCAAAACCGATGATTGTCTTTGATCTCGTCATGTGATGCATCCATAAAAGATTCTGAAATGTAGGCCACAAGACAATCCTGACAGTCCAGTTTTGTCAGATCGGTCCGGGATGATCTTAGATCTGCACTGTATGCTCTTAAATATTCTAGAACAGAATGTAGTTGTCTTAAGCGTTCATTAGTCCAGTGAAATAAAAtctgtccctgcagcacaaaagcggtcttaagtctctggggtatatttgtagcaatagacaaaaatacattgtatgggttaaaattatagatttttcttttatgccaaaaatcattaggatattaagtaaaggtcGTGTTCCAAGAAAATATTATGTAAGTTCCCTATCGTAAATAtatccaaaattattttttgtttagtaatatgcttagctaagaacttcatttgaacaactttaaagatgattttctcaatatttagatttttttgctccctcagattccagattttcaaatagttgtatctcgacgaAATATTATCTGATCCTAACTTTTGAAaaattgactcttatgactggttttgtggtccagggtcacaaatatattaCGCAGTGTTGTGAAAATACGGCTCTTCCTCATTTACCGTGGATTTACcgtagtaacactaactgcaccatggtattatgaggcagaaatgtgagatattggtttcaaattttattatattattgatgtagacatgtattaaaggagtaatggagTATAATTACAGTGTTTTTGTGATTAAGCTTTAGTGTTTGTGCATGCAATGTATTtaaactactgtttttcatataaatactATAGAAACCATATAATTACATGATTTTTACCATGATATTGAGGTGCTATGTTTGGTttttaactgtggttatcatgatctaaatgtatgctactgtGGAAGATCAACggttaatttaaataatcagaTTTCACCATATAAAACGAGGCTGTTACAatgtttacagatgttactgtttgTGATAATGAGCATAAATGTTGCTAAAAAGCTGCTACTATACTGTCGACTCAAGCTAccgtcaaatgtgcatttctaaaagacgagaaaatgtcattttattaataCTGAAGCCTCATCAAAGTCAGCAACACAAACCTGAttcatgatttgaaacaataaTCACTCATTAGAGAACACCGCAGACTTGCTAAATTGGTTTAATGTTCTGTTTACATTTAACAGATCAGATTCCTCCGAGGGTCGAACGCGATGTGCACTAGACACTAGGCAAGTGCTAACACATGCAGGTTTCATTATATATAGATGGGATGCTTTGTATAAGGAGATGATGGTTTACTGTACCTTCCTTGTAAACCAAACCCTCGCACAATTAGATTTAATGCAATGTATGCTTTAGAAGATTGATGAGCCTTTTGAGAAGTCAAGCCTGTTCTCAACAAGTTATCCTAAAGGTTTGGGATcggaagtttcttctgctcattaaggctgcatttatttgagcaaaaatacagggaaaatatgtaatattgtcaaatattattatgatgtaaaataacgtttttctattttaatatacattaaaatataatttatttctgtgatgcaaagctgaatttccatcatcattactccagtcttcagagtcacatgatcttcagaaatcattctaatatgatgatttattacagctttgctgcttaatattttttttaaccttttttcaggcttctttgatgaataaaaagttataaagaagagcatttatttaaaatataaatattttgtaacaatatacactaccattcaaaagttttagttttgttttctttaaaaaaaagaaagaataaaatttaCTGACcaaattttattctttcttttttttgaaagaaattaaaactattattcagcaagtatgtgttaaattcataagaagtgatagcaaagatttatattgttagaaaagatttatattttgaataaatctgttctttttaactttttatttgtcaaagaatcctgaaaaaagtttcacagtttccaaaaaaatatgtcaacacaactgttgataattctgataataaatcatcatgttagaatgatttctgaagatcatgtgacactgaaggatggagtaatgatgatggaaattcagctttgcatcacagaaataaattatattttaaagtatattaaaatagaagccattattttatattgtaataacattttgcaagattactgtttttttctgtatttttgataaaataaatgcagccccgatgagcagaagagacttctttaaaacacattacaagccttactgaccccaaaccctTGACCcgtagtgtatatttaaaaggacattttaaaaaatttgaggCGTGAACCATGCTGTTGTCATagtaatctatttatttatttattttgttaaatgctCTCGAAAACCAGAATAAATGCAGAATACATTTTAGTGGTTTCAGAgtgaaaacatgattttaaaaagttaataattttagattaa
Proteins encoded:
- the LOC109066137 gene encoding meiotic nuclear division protein 1 homolog isoform X1 produces the protein MRSEISLASGAKLKLLDRNMSKKKGLSLEEKRSRMMEIFFETKDVFQLKDMEKIAPKSKGITPMSVKEVLQSLVDDNMVDTERVGTSNYFWAFPSKALHARKRRLEELETQLEDGNQRKKALQQAVDKAKVGREVNEERRDLLKELSALKPQRDQLKAELEKYRECDPQVVEEIRKANITAKEAVSRWTDNVFAIKSWAKKKFGFENSNLDKAFGIPEDFDYMN
- the LOC109066137 gene encoding meiotic nuclear division protein 1 homolog isoform X2; this translates as MMEIFFETKDVFQLKDMEKIAPKSKGITPMSVKEVLQSLVDDNMVDTERVGTSNYFWAFPSKALHARKRRLEELETQLEDGNQRKKALQQAVDKAKVGREVNEERRDLLKELSALKPQRDQLKAELEKYRECDPQVVEEIRKANITAKEAVSRWTDNVFAIKSWAKKKFGFENSNLDKAFGIPEDFDYMN